The Lagenorhynchus albirostris chromosome 6, mLagAlb1.1, whole genome shotgun sequence genome includes a window with the following:
- the CATIP gene encoding ciliogenesis-associated TTC17-interacting protein — translation MSSKVQSKGFKAKDHQPSAQESLPPPEANAEAINFLNSLRQEELLTLFFSETLVMVSDTGEPQGELTIEVQRGKYKDQFGVTEYFPFVHAFSRSSMDKIPCGNSILGYLSWKLEVVEEHNKEFIKFHALPMERKMSLLKQDDQLAMTRIIKEGEEVKTEVTFFPWHSIAGFVSQAANLVLLRVMAWRQTVPSNARFLALDTEGKLCYSTYQGLGSQTIQVGHQQVEAFIVEQTVHSEQGIPVSCQFYLFSDGHLAKRIQVGSPGCCMITKVPTLREADDIEPHPVFEKKPLVWEEDMELYSRFVDRKEELRLSHNSYLRQHPEAQALISDFLLFLLLHQPADVVTFAAEYFGPFAMRRPPTPSLRSSNRPCPFHELEPEGLEGEEG, via the exons ATGTCTTCCAAAGTTCAATCCAAAG gCTTCAAAGCCAAGGATCACCAGCCCTCAGCCCAAGAGAGTCTGCCACCCCCAGAGGCCAATGCTGAAGCCATCAACTTCCTCAACTCCCTCC GGCAAGAGGAGCTGCTGACGCTATTCTTCTCGGAGACTCTGGTCATGGTCTCCGACACAGGGGAGCCTCAGGGAGAGCTGACCATTGAGGTGCAGAGAGGGAAATACAAAGACCAGTTTGGTGTCACGGAGTACTTCCCATTTGTGCATGCCTTTAGCCGCAGCTCCATGGACAAAATACCCTGCGGAAACTCCATTCTGG GCTATCTCTCGTGGAAACTGGAGGTTGTGGAAGAACATAATAAGGAGTTCATCAAG TTCCACGCCCTCCCCATGGAACGGAAGATGAGTTTGCTGAAGCAGGATGATCAGCTGGCCATGACCAGAATCATCAAGGAGGGTGAG GAAGTGAAGACCGAAGTGACTTTCTTCCCCTGGCACTCCATTGCGGGCTTCGTCTCCCAGGCTGCCAACCTGGTGTTGCTGAGGGTGATGGCCTGGAGGCAGACAGTGCCCAGCAACGCCCGTTTCCTGGCCTTGGACACCGAGGGCAAACTCTGCTATTCCACTTAC CAAGGCCTGGGCTCCCAGACGATCCAGGTGGGCCATCAGCAGGTGGAAGCATTCATTGTGGAGCAGACTGTACACTCGGAACAGGGCATCCCCGTGTCCTGCCAGTTTTACCTGTTCTCTGATGG GCACCTGGCCAAGAGGATCCAGGTGGGCTCCCCGGGGTGCTGCATGATCACCAAGGTGCCCACCTTGAGGGAGGCGG ATGATATTGAGCCTCACCCAGTGTTTGAGAAGAAACCCCTGGTGTGGGAGGAGGACATGGAGCTCTACTCGAGGTTCGTGGACCGGAAG GAGGAGCTACGTCTCAGCCACAACAGCTATCTGCGGCAGCACCCCGAGGCCCAGGCGCTCATCTCCGACTTCCTGCTCTTCCTGCTGCTACACCAGCCGGCCGATGTGGTCACCTTCGCCGCCGAGTACTTCGGCCCCTTTGCGATGCGACGCCCGCCCACTCCGTCCTTGCGCTCCTCCAACCGGCCCTGCCCCTTCCACGAGCTGGAGCCGGAGGGCCTCGAGGGCGAGGAGGGCTAG